One window of the Anguilla rostrata isolate EN2019 chromosome 13, ASM1855537v3, whole genome shotgun sequence genome contains the following:
- the LOC135237894 gene encoding caveolin-2-like, with translation MIKEDSQEETKIDLEGIEEQSEEQSEVQSEVQSEIGSEYGAQPNQGATRPSLKDRDPKGVNQCLKVTFVDVIAEPPSVRSFDKVWLWSHALFEVSRIWFYRIISLLLAVPLALIAGVLFALLSCLHIWYVVSMEMARAHHA, from the exons ATGATCAAGGAGGATTCCCAAGAGGAGACCAAGATCGACCTGGAGGGGATCGAGGAGCAGTCTGAGGAGCAGTCTGAGGTGCAGTCCGAGGTACAGTCAGAGATAGGGTCAGAATATGGTGCCCAACCCAATCAAGGAGCCACCAGGCCCTCGCTGAAGGACAGGGACCCCAAAGGAGTCAACCAGTGCCTTAAG GTCACCTTCGTAGACGTCATTGCTGAGCCTCCCTCAGTGCGCAGCTTCGACAAGGTGTGGCTGTGGAGCCACGCCCTGTTTGAGGTCTCCAGGATCTGGTTCTACAGGATCATCTCTCTGCTGCTTGCTGTGCCACTGGCTTTGATCGCTGGGGTGCTCTTCGCCCTCCTCAGCTGCCTCCACATATGGTATgttgtttccatggaaatggcTCGTGCACACCATGCttga
- the cav3 gene encoding caveolin-3 has protein sequence MAEQYNASDRKIYRDSKIKEIDLINRDPKLINEDVVKVDFEDVIAEPDGTHSLDGVWKASYTTFTVSKYWCYRILSAIFGIPVSLLWGFLFACISFCHIWAVMPCIKCCLIENQCLSRMYSICVHTFCDPLFEALGKVFSAIRVALRKEV, from the exons ATGGCGGAGCAGTACAACGCGTCCGATAGGAAGATCTACAGGGACAGCAAAATCAAAGAGATCGACCTGATCAACCGGGACCCCAAGCTGATCAATGAGGATGTGGTGAAG GTAGACTTTGAGGATGTGATCGCCGAGCCGGACGGCACCCACAGCCTGGACGGGGTGTGGAAGGCCAGCTACACCACCTTCACCGTGTCCAAGTACTGGTGCTACCGCATACTGTCGGCCATCTTCGGCATCCCCGTGTCCCTGCTGTGGGGCTTCCTGTTCGCCTGCATCTCCTTCTGCCACATCTGGGCCGTCATGCCCTGCATCAAGTGCTGCCTGATCGAGAACCAGTGCCTGAGCCGCATGTACTCCATCTGCGTGCACACCTTCTGCGACCCCCTCTTCGAAGCGCTGGGAAAGGTCTTCAGCGCCATTCGGGTGGCTCTGCGCAAGGAAGTTTAG